TTCAAGGGGAATGTTGAGAATTACATCCCCTTTAAGCAGGGAACTTGAATCTACAATTGTTGAGCTTTTTCATGATTCTTGGGATAAAAAATGAAAGAATGAAAAGGGCGAAGAAGGGCAGGAACCTCAGCGAGAGCAGCTCGTGCCAGTTGCCGGTACTCCAGATTTCTTCCAGGCTTGCGAACAAAGAGATGAAAAGAAAGGTTTCCACCAGAATCCCGAGCCCGGTGCCTGAGAAGAAGTCCCAAAAGCCTATCTTGCTGAGCCCCATTCCAAAATTGACGGGTGCGAAAGGCGAATAGAGAAGGCGCAGATAGAATACCGTGGTAAAACCGTGTTTTTCGATAGCCTCGTCATATTTTCGCAGCCTGTCTCCCATCCAGCCCTCAACAAATCCCCTCCCTAGATGGCGTGCGATGAAGAAACTCAAACTAGCACCGCTCATGGACCCCATCATCACGTAGAAAAACCCCCAGTAGATGCCGAAAAAAACCGTTCCTAGTACGGTGAAAATTATCGCTGGAATAAAAAGGGTGACACCAACGGTATAGATCAATATAAAAACGATGGGGGCCCAGAAACCGGTAGTTTCCAGCAAACTTCCGAGCACATCCAGTGTGAGGTAGTGTTTTAGCGGGATATGCAGGGCCGTGACAAAGGCCACGATAACCAGCGTCAGAAGAATGCAAGCTTTTATGATGGCACGCTGTCGCGAGGCTGTTCGTTTGCTGGAGGACATTCCGGTTTGACTCCTGTTAGGACTGAATAATCGTTTACTGAAAAATCAAGCTCATGTGGAAAAATTGCCGCAGTCTCTCCGCGCCGGACGGAATTCTAACGCTTCAAGTGGCAGACTCCACTCCTGCAACCGACAATGACTTCCGATGCCAGACCGAGGAAAAGCCCGTGTTCCACGATTCCCGCGCGCCCCTTGATCTGACCCGCCAACCTGACGGGGTCTGCAATGGGGCCGAATCTGCAATCCAAAATCAAATTCCCCTGATCCGTTTTGATGGGATTGCAGGAACTGTCCTGGCGCAACTTTACGGTCGCTCCCAGCGTTTGCAGGTATTCCGCCTGAGATCGCCATCCGAAGGAGATGACTTCTACCGGAACCGCCCAGCGTGTTCCCAAGATGGGAGAAAGCTTCGTCTCATCAACAATGATGATTTCACGTCGACTGGCTTCCGCCAGGATCTTCTCGTGCAGAAAGGCTCCCCCCCCGCCCTTGATCAGGTTCAACTGAGGATCCACTTCGTCGGCTCCGTCTATGGTGAGATCGACGACGGGGTGTTCCTCAAGTGTGCTCATGGGAATTCCCAATTTTCTGGTTTCTTCCACCATGTGATTGGAGCAGGGTACGACAACGATATCTCGAATTTTTCCCGTCTCGAAAAGCGATGCCAGGCAATACACTGCTTCTATCGCCGTGGAGCCGTGCCCGATTCCAACAACCATGCCGGGTTTTATGAGTTCGACCGCTTTGGCGGCAGCCCTCTTTTTGAGTTCTCTGTTGACATCTCCACTCACTATCAAGGTAATTCCTCCAGGATCAGCAGATGGTAATTAGAAAGTGATCGACAACCCGTTGATGGGGGAGGTCGAATATCAGGCAAATTTATACATATGGTAAATCTTTCTCGAATATTGTGCACAAGAAAAAATGGTGCTCATGAACATCAATGGTTATTCTGGTGTGGTGAAGGAAGCTTTCGGAAGTATATCGATAAAGAAAATGGCTGCAAAGATACATTCAAAGGTTTAGATCGCATTGTAGGAATAAGAGAGGAAGAACTGGACCGGAAAGATGCGGAAATTTTAATCTTCAGGAGGAAAAGATGTCCAAACTCTTCGATAGCATGAAATTAAAAAATTTGAGTTTGAATAACAGGTTTGTTCGGTCTGCCACGTGGGAAGGAATGGCGGGCAAAGACGGTTCTTCGACTCAAAAGCTCACAGACTTCATGGTGCGGCTTGTGGAGGGCGGAGTCGGTTTGATCGTTTCCGGGCACACGTATGTAAGCAGAGAGGGACAGGCAGGGCCGGGCCAGTTGGGTGTTTACGACGATACCCTCATTCCCGGATTGATCTCCTTGACTGA
This region of Desulforhabdus amnigena genomic DNA includes:
- a CDS encoding TVP38/TMEM64 family protein, which produces MSSSKRTASRQRAIIKACILLTLVIVAFVTALHIPLKHYLTLDVLGSLLETTGFWAPIVFILIYTVGVTLFIPAIIFTVLGTVFFGIYWGFFYVMMGSMSGASLSFFIARHLGRGFVEGWMGDRLRKYDEAIEKHGFTTVFYLRLLYSPFAPVNFGMGLSKIGFWDFFSGTGLGILVETFLFISLFASLEEIWSTGNWHELLSLRFLPFFALFILSFFIPRIMKKLNNCRFKFPA
- the rpiA gene encoding ribose-5-phosphate isomerase RpiA, with the translated sequence MSGDVNRELKKRAAAKAVELIKPGMVVGIGHGSTAIEAVYCLASLFETGKIRDIVVVPCSNHMVEETRKLGIPMSTLEEHPVVDLTIDGADEVDPQLNLIKGGGGAFLHEKILAEASRREIIIVDETKLSPILGTRWAVPVEVISFGWRSQAEYLQTLGATVKLRQDSSCNPIKTDQGNLILDCRFGPIADPVRLAGQIKGRAGIVEHGLFLGLASEVIVGCRSGVCHLKR